In one Andrena cerasifolii isolate SP2316 unplaced genomic scaffold, iyAndCera1_principal scaffold0024, whole genome shotgun sequence genomic region, the following are encoded:
- the LOC143378008 gene encoding uncharacterized protein LOC143378008, translating to MSLEQLGKFERQNGISVNVYTFGMEKGSTVFPLRLTSQKRDRHVNLLYTPNHEHGDVGHFVLIKDLSRLVSMQLSRHREKKFICDRCMHYFGSAEKLEAHSLDCGQMNDCAILLPSVGNNLLKFSNHCMKERLPFMVYADLECIIEKTEDNHRMGEMDSKLRAYQHHKVHSIAYYMHCSYDTSLSTYRCRRDADCVSWFVNELENFANFAKPILTSNVPMLDLTPEQWTTFRDATHCHICEEPFKAEDVRVRDHCHLSGRFRGPAHSECNLNYKNAFYIPIVFHNLSGYDSHFIIEEIATAFEGSVDVLPITKEKYISFTKNVEDTADSDSRKCIKLRFIDSYKFLNTSLDKLASFLSADKLKILRSEFETLSIEDFNLLTRKGVFPYEYLDCANKLQDPCLPPRESFYSSLTGETVSKSDYAHAEIVWQRFGIRTLGEYSDLYLKTDVLLLADIFENFRENCIKSYGLDSAHYYTLPGFTWDAMLKHTKITFELLTDVDMVMFIERGIRGGLSQCSGRYAHANNKYMSSYNPSEQSSYLMYFDVNNLYGWAMCQPLPYAKFQWVEDVANFDVSSIAVDSPTGYILEVDLEYPQRLHDAHADLPFCPTRAKPPGSRQDKLLATVYDKQRYVIHYRNLQQCTSHGLRITKIHRALQFAQSPWLRDYIELNTRFRTCATNDFEKNLYKLMNNAVFGKTMENVRNQVDVKLLTHWEGRYGAEAMIAKPNFHSRSVFSENLIAVELRKLEVKFNKPIYVGMCILDISKICLYEFHHEYMSPLYGQKCKILYTDTDSLIYHIRCDDIYESRESRGMYLTI from the exons atgtccctagagcagcttgggaagtttgagcggcagaacggcatctccgtcaacgtgtacaccttcgggatggagaaaggatcgacggtctttccgctgcgtctcaccagccaaaagagggatcgacacgtcaatctgctctacacgccgaatcatgagcacggtgatgtagggcactttgtgctgatcaaggacttatcccgactggtgagcatgcagttgagcaggcatagagaaaaaaaattcatctgcgatcg atgcatgcactactttggatctgccgagaagttggaggcccattcgctggactgcgggcaaatgaatgattgcgccatcctgttgcccagcgtaggaaacaatctgctcaaattcagcaaccactgtatgaaggagcggctccccttcatggtgtacgccgatcttgagtgcatcattgaaaaaacagaggacaatcaccgaatgggtgaaatggatagtaaattgcgcgcgtatcaacaccataaagtgcacagcattgcatattatatgcattgctcgtacgatacatcactgtcgacgtatcgatgtcgccgcgacgcggattgtgtttcatggttcgtcaacgaactggaaaattttgcaaacttcgccaaacccattctgaccagcaatgttcccatgcttgatttaactcccgaacaatggacgacatttcgcgatgcaacacactgtcatatttgcgaagaaccattcaaggctgaagatgtacgagttcgcgatcattgccatctatccggacgctttagaggcccagcacattcggagtgcaatttaaattataaaaatgcgttttacatccccatagttttccataatttatccggctacgattcgcatttcattatcgaggaaatagctaccgctttcgaaggcagcgttgacgtattgcccataacgaaagaaaagtacatttcattcacaaaaaatgttgaagatacggctgactcagactcgcgaaaatgtattaaattgcgattcatcgattcgtacaaatttctcaataccagtctcgacaaattagcatcttttcttagcgcggataaattaaaaattttacgatccgaatttgaaacattatccatcgaagatttcaatttattgacgcgaaagggggtatttccatacgaataccttgattgcgcgaacaagctgcaggatccatgcttaccaccgcgcgagtcattctacagttcgttaacgggtgagactgtatccaagagcgattacgcgcacgccgagattgtctggcagcgtttcgggattagaactttgggcgaatacagcgacttgtatttgaaaacagatgtcttgttattggcagatatttttgaaaattttcgcgaaaattgtatcaagagttacggattagattcagcgcattattatactttacctggctttacgtgggatgccatgctaaaacataccaaaattacattcgaattgctcacagacgttgatatggtcatgtttatcgaacgcggtatacgtggcggtttaagccaatgttccggaagatacgcacacgccaataacaagtacatgtcatcttacaacccatcggaacagtcatcgtacttgatgtactttgacgtgaacaatttgtacggatgggcaatgtgccagcccctaccatacgccaaattccaatgggtcgaagatgtcgcaaattttgacgtgtcttcgatcgctgtcgattcgcccacgggatacattctcgaggtagatctggaatatccgcaacgtctgcacgacgctcacgccgatctaccgttctgcccgacgcgtgccaaaccacctggcagcagacaggacaagttactcgcgacggtatacgataagcagcgttacgttatccattatcgcaacctgcagcagtgcacgagtcacggtcttcgtattacaaagatacaccgcgcgcttcaattcgctcaatctccctggctccgcgattacatcgaactcaatacacggtttagaacatgcgcgacaaacgactttgaaaaaaatttgtacaaattgatgaacaacgcagtattcggtaaaactatggaaaatgtgcgaaatcaggtggacgtaaaacttttaacacattgggaagggcgatatggcgcggaggcaatgatcgcgaaaccgaatttccacagcagaagtgttttttcggaaaatttaatagctgttgaattgcgaaaactcgaggtgaaattcaacaaaccgatatatgtgggtatgtgcattctagacatatcaaaaatttgtttgtacgaatttcatcacgagtacatgtctccactatatggccaaaaatgtaaaattctatacacagacactgatagcctcatctatcacattcgatgcgatgatatctacgagtcc AGAGAATccagaggtatgtacttaacaatataa